The following proteins are co-located in the Vicia villosa cultivar HV-30 ecotype Madison, WI unplaced genomic scaffold, Vvil1.0 ctg.002678F_1_1, whole genome shotgun sequence genome:
- the LOC131639511 gene encoding thioredoxin-like protein Clot, which translates to MTLKVLTATVSTFDSVFEKFRSEVPQHRANLVLFLADNDPSTSLSWCPDCVRAEPVILKKLEASPYEIALLKAYVGDRPTWRNPHHPWRVDPKFKLTGVPTLIRWENDAVTGRLEDHEAHRENKIEALVADK; encoded by the exons ATGACTTTGAAGGTGCTAACCGCAACAGTATCGACCTTTGATTCCGTCTTTGAGAAGTTCCGATCAGAGGTTCCTCAACACAGAGCCAACCTCGTTCTCTTCTTGGCTGATAATGATCCTTCCACCTCTCTCAGCTGGTGCCCTG ACTGTGTGAGAGCTGAGCCAGTGATTCTCAAGAAGCTAGAGGCTTCACCTTATGAAATTGCACTTTTGAAAGCTTATGTTGGAGATAGACCAACATGGAGGAACCCACACCATCCATGGAGGGTGGATCCTAAGTTTAAGCTCACTGGTGTGCCAACGCTGATCCGTTGGGAGAATGATGCTGTCACAGGTCGCCTCGAGGATCATGAAGCTCATCGTGAGAACAAAATTGAAGCTCTTGTTGCCGACAAATGA